In one Geoglobus acetivorans genomic region, the following are encoded:
- a CDS encoding RAD55 family ATPase: protein MGSILLIGEPGTGKTRLILKYMKYFDRVLWISTTESAPTVRRKFNNHNSNIWIVDTHTWDQQVKTTPQDIIVNNPLNLNEVSIAIGKALDNLKKDYFVVFDSISGLLLYHTPQKIIHFLRNIVVRMESDGSSGIFTLVKNAHDVQTQTSITLVFQNIVELERQINSDSVRRLIKIVRASQYVESEVGEMKITKDDVAIPDVLDQFIKAQLGLK from the coding sequence ATGGGTTCAATACTGCTGATAGGAGAGCCTGGCACAGGGAAAACGAGGCTGATCCTCAAGTACATGAAGTATTTTGACAGAGTTCTCTGGATTTCCACAACGGAAAGTGCGCCAACCGTAAGGAGGAAATTCAACAATCACAACTCAAACATCTGGATAGTCGATACGCACACCTGGGATCAGCAGGTGAAGACAACACCCCAGGACATAATCGTCAACAACCCTCTGAACCTTAATGAGGTAAGCATCGCCATTGGTAAGGCTCTCGATAACCTCAAAAAGGACTATTTCGTTGTGTTTGATTCAATATCCGGCTTGCTGCTCTACCATACACCCCAGAAGATTATACACTTCCTCAGAAACATAGTGGTGAGGATGGAGTCAGATGGCAGCTCAGGAATATTCACCCTGGTTAAAAATGCCCATGACGTTCAGACCCAGACATCGATAACGCTCGTATTCCAGAACATAGTCGAACTTGAAAGACAGATAAACAGCGATTCTGTCAGAAGACTGATCAAAATAGTGAGAGCATCCCAGTATGTTGAATCCGAGGTCGGTGAGATGAAAATAACCAAGGATGATGTTGCCATCCCGGACGTTCTTGACCAGTTCATAAAGGCTCAGCTGGGATTGAAGTAA
- a CDS encoding cytochrome c biogenesis CcdA family protein encodes MMVTILLSYIAGIVSIFSPCVLPMIPVIFAGALGNWKRSVVIVIGMILFFMLAGTVASILGKVSLVRYLAYAGLFVFGVILVSDELYMKYSAFTSRFTGRLRVPADSFLFGAFLGLIWSPCIGPIVGALLGFNAISSGTFEGTISMLFFGLGIATGIAIILKLGERSKVFLKYGERIRKISGYIILIFLALLISGVYLQIELALSRLIPL; translated from the coding sequence ATGATGGTCACAATACTGCTGTCATACATCGCGGGAATAGTAAGCATATTCTCACCCTGTGTTCTGCCAATGATTCCTGTAATATTTGCCGGCGCTCTGGGCAACTGGAAGAGGAGCGTTGTTATTGTAATCGGAATGATTCTGTTCTTCATGCTCGCTGGCACAGTGGCTTCGATCCTTGGTAAGGTCAGTTTGGTCAGGTACCTCGCGTACGCGGGACTTTTTGTATTCGGGGTCATTTTGGTGTCTGACGAGCTTTACATGAAGTATTCAGCATTCACATCGAGATTTACCGGAAGGCTCAGAGTCCCTGCAGATTCATTTCTGTTCGGAGCGTTTCTCGGTCTGATATGGTCGCCCTGCATCGGTCCGATAGTCGGAGCATTGCTCGGATTCAATGCAATCTCATCAGGAACGTTTGAGGGCACAATCTCAATGCTATTCTTTGGACTGGGCATAGCAACAGGAATAGCAATCATTCTGAAACTCGGAGAGAGGAGCAAGGTGTTCCTCAAATACGGAGAAAGGATCAGAAAAATCTCAGGTTACATCATCCTCATCTTTCTCGCATTACTGATAAGTGGGGTGTATCTTCAGATAGAGCTTGCTCTCTCAAGACTGATTCCTCTTTAA
- a CDS encoding ribonuclease Z has translation MDFKITFLGTSGTVPTPERNTSSIFVQFGGERFLFDCGEGTQRQMMIAKTGFSISSVFITHMHTDHFIGLFGLIESMSLNGREKPLYIYCPEPDFLRKLFREFGYDNLDFRIVVTGLKDGDVVRFGDFRVVAFKTDHIVSSVGYAVIEDSFLRFSPEKARELGIPPGPLYKKLASGETVFFQGKMISPEMVTDGIVRGRKIVYTGDTKPTEKLVEISRDADLLIHDSSFTSELTDWAEYTKHSTALKAAEVAKEAGVRKLILTHISARHTKNTEPLLLEARRVFPNVEIARDFMEIELKRNQS, from the coding sequence ATGGATTTTAAAATCACTTTTCTCGGGACCTCAGGCACGGTCCCCACTCCCGAAAGGAATACTTCATCCATTTTTGTCCAGTTTGGGGGAGAGAGGTTCCTCTTTGACTGTGGTGAAGGCACCCAGAGGCAGATGATGATTGCTAAAACCGGTTTTTCGATCAGTTCCGTCTTCATAACCCACATGCACACGGATCACTTCATCGGTCTTTTTGGCCTGATTGAGTCAATGAGTCTTAACGGGAGAGAAAAACCCCTGTACATCTACTGTCCGGAGCCCGATTTTCTTAGAAAGCTCTTCAGGGAATTTGGATATGACAATCTGGATTTTAGGATAGTTGTAACCGGTCTTAAAGACGGAGATGTGGTGAGATTTGGCGATTTCAGGGTTGTAGCATTTAAAACCGACCACATTGTCAGCAGCGTGGGGTATGCTGTAATTGAGGATAGCTTCCTCAGGTTCTCTCCAGAAAAGGCCAGGGAACTGGGAATTCCTCCCGGACCCCTTTACAAAAAGCTGGCGAGCGGTGAGACTGTCTTTTTCCAGGGGAAAATGATCTCTCCGGAAATGGTTACGGATGGAATCGTCAGGGGAAGGAAAATCGTTTACACCGGTGACACGAAACCAACCGAAAAGCTTGTGGAGATCTCCAGAGATGCTGATCTGCTAATACATGATTCATCTTTCACTTCAGAACTTACAGACTGGGCGGAATACACAAAGCACTCTACTGCCCTCAAGGCTGCTGAGGTGGCGAAAGAGGCAGGTGTCAGGAAGCTGATCCTCACGCACATAAGTGCGAGACACACCAAAAATACGGAACCACTTCTCCTGGAAGCACGTAGGGTCTTTCCGAACGTGGAAATAGCAAGGGACTTCATGGAGATTGAGTTAAAGAGGAATCAGTCTTGA
- the rpsJ gene encoding 30S ribosomal protein S10: protein MAIKGYKARIRLSGLNPKDLDRICSQIKEIAVKTGVEISGPIPLPTKRLVVPVRKSPDGEGSETWDHWEMRVHKRLIDIAADERALRQIMRIQVPKDVNIEIVLES, encoded by the coding sequence ATGGCAATAAAGGGTTACAAGGCAAGGATTAGGCTTTCTGGTCTCAACCCCAAAGATCTGGACAGAATCTGCTCTCAGATAAAAGAAATTGCAGTAAAGACAGGCGTGGAAATCAGTGGACCAATACCTCTGCCAACAAAGAGGCTTGTGGTTCCTGTAAGAAAGAGCCCTGATGGTGAAGGCAGTGAAACATGGGATCACTGGGAGATGCGGGTTCACAAGAGGTTGATTGACATCGCAGCGGACGAGAGGGCGCTGAGACAGATAATGAGGATCCAGGTTCCAAAAGACGTGAACATTGAGATAGTACTTGAAAGCTAA
- the tuf gene encoding translation elongation factor EF-1 subunit alpha: MAKELEHINVVIIGHVDHGKSTMVGRLLYEAGEIPEHIIEKYRKEAQEKGKATFEFAWVMDKLKEERERGITIDVAHRKFKTNKYEITIIDAPGHRDFIKNMITGASQADAAVLVVDVVDCVQAQTKEHVFLSRTLGINQIIVLINKMDRVDYKQEEYDKCKEAVSKILKMVGFKVDEIPFIPTSAYNGDNILKKSERTTWYNGPTVFEALDALKPPEKLVDKPLRIPIQDVYSISGVGTVPVGRVESGILKVGDKVIFNPAGVTGEVKSIEMHHESIPQAEPGDNIGFNVRGVSKNDVRRGDVAGHPDNPPTVVRDFTAQIVVLQHPTAITVGYTPVVHAHTAQVACQFVELQKKLDPRTGQAKEENPQFLKTGDAAIVKLQPTRPMVIEKVKDIPPLGRFAVRDMGMTVAAGMVLDVTPRG, from the coding sequence ATGGCAAAGGAGTTGGAACACATCAACGTCGTAATTATAGGGCATGTGGACCACGGAAAGTCAACAATGGTTGGAAGGCTTCTTTACGAGGCTGGAGAGATCCCAGAGCACATTATAGAGAAGTACAGGAAGGAGGCACAGGAGAAGGGTAAGGCAACATTCGAGTTTGCATGGGTTATGGACAAGCTCAAGGAAGAGAGAGAAAGAGGTATTACAATCGATGTCGCTCACAGGAAGTTCAAGACAAACAAGTACGAGATCACAATTATCGACGCACCAGGTCACAGGGACTTCATCAAGAACATGATCACTGGTGCATCACAGGCTGATGCAGCTGTTCTCGTTGTCGATGTTGTTGACTGCGTACAGGCACAGACCAAGGAGCACGTGTTCCTTTCAAGAACACTCGGTATCAACCAGATAATCGTGCTCATCAACAAGATGGACAGAGTGGACTACAAGCAGGAAGAGTATGATAAGTGTAAGGAGGCAGTATCGAAGATCCTCAAGATGGTTGGATTTAAGGTCGACGAGATTCCGTTCATTCCGACATCTGCTTACAATGGAGACAACATCCTTAAGAAGAGTGAGAGAACGACCTGGTACAATGGTCCAACCGTGTTTGAGGCACTTGACGCACTCAAGCCACCAGAGAAGCTCGTAGACAAGCCACTCAGAATTCCGATTCAGGACGTTTACTCAATCAGCGGTGTTGGAACTGTTCCGGTTGGCAGAGTTGAGAGCGGTATTCTGAAGGTTGGAGACAAGGTTATCTTCAATCCTGCTGGTGTAACTGGAGAAGTTAAGAGCATTGAGATGCACCACGAGTCAATCCCGCAGGCAGAGCCCGGTGACAACATCGGTTTCAACGTGAGAGGTGTCAGCAAGAACGATGTCAGGAGAGGAGATGTTGCAGGTCACCCGGACAATCCACCTACGGTTGTCAGGGACTTCACGGCACAGATCGTTGTTCTGCAGCACCCAACGGCGATTACCGTTGGTTACACACCTGTCGTTCACGCTCACACAGCACAGGTAGCCTGCCAGTTCGTTGAACTGCAGAAGAAGCTCGATCCGAGAACCGGTCAGGCCAAGGAGGAGAACCCACAGTTCCTCAAGACCGGAGATGCAGCAATCGTCAAGCTTCAGCCCACAAGACCAATGGTCATCGAGAAGGTCAAGGACATACCACCACTCGGCAGATTTGCCGTCAGAGATATGGGTATGACCGTTGCTGCAGGAATGGTTCTCGACGTTACGCCAAGAGGCTAA
- a CDS encoding elongation factor EF-2 — MTRAKKMVDKIKDLMYKPERIRNMGIVAHIDHGKTTLSDNLLAGAGMISEELAGRQLYLDFDSQEQERGITINSASVSMVHEYGGEDYLINLIDTPGHVDFGGEVTRAMRAVDGVIVVVDAVEGIMPQTETVLRQALRENVKPVLFVNKVDRLIRELEVTPEEMQKRFIKVIADVNKFIKAVRPDKYDEWKLDVSDGSVAFGSALYNWAVSVPSMKETGVGFKEVYDYLKSDDSKTLAKKTPLFKVVLDMVIRHLPPPTEAQKRRIPTIWKGDLESNVGKAMLNCDPKGPVALMITKIVNDPHAGEIAVGRLFSGTLKPGTELYILDKKTKNRAQTVGLFMGPKRVEVEEIPAGNIVALVGLKDASAGSTCSTVENMEPFESIKHFSEPVVTMAIEAKNPRDLPKLIEVLRKLAKEDPTLHVTLNEETGEHLISGMGELHLEVKVERIRRDFGLEVKTSPPIVVFRETVNTTSPVVEGKSPNRHNRFYIVVEPCPEGVIEKFKEGEVDLKMDKKERRKLLEEAGLPGDEAAGVQEYYSGNIFVDVTKGIQYLNETMELILEGFREAINAGPVAREPVYGLKVKLVDCKLHEDAVHRGPAQVIPAVRSAIFAAMLQAKPALLEPYQKVYVTVPQEMMGAVTREIQGRRGVILEINSEGDAVTVIAKVPVKEMFGFAGAIRGATSGKAIWSVEFAGFEQVPQNLFEQFVMEVRQRKGLKLEIPKPEDFIG, encoded by the coding sequence ATGACAAGAGCGAAAAAAATGGTTGACAAGATAAAAGACCTGATGTACAAGCCTGAGAGAATAAGAAACATGGGTATTGTGGCTCACATTGACCACGGAAAAACAACCCTTTCCGATAATCTTCTTGCCGGAGCCGGAATGATTAGCGAAGAACTTGCTGGAAGACAGCTTTACCTCGACTTTGACTCACAGGAGCAGGAGAGGGGTATTACAATCAACTCTGCGAGCGTATCCATGGTGCATGAATACGGCGGTGAGGATTACCTGATCAACCTGATTGATACTCCCGGGCATGTTGACTTCGGGGGAGAAGTTACGAGAGCAATGAGAGCCGTCGATGGTGTGATTGTTGTCGTGGATGCTGTCGAGGGAATAATGCCACAGACCGAGACAGTTCTGAGACAGGCTCTCAGGGAGAACGTCAAGCCAGTTCTGTTCGTAAACAAGGTTGACAGGCTGATAAGGGAGCTTGAGGTTACTCCCGAGGAGATGCAGAAGAGGTTTATCAAGGTCATAGCGGATGTGAACAAATTCATAAAGGCCGTCAGGCCCGACAAATACGACGAATGGAAACTTGATGTTTCCGATGGAAGTGTTGCCTTTGGTTCTGCTCTCTACAACTGGGCTGTAAGTGTCCCCTCAATGAAGGAAACGGGTGTGGGTTTCAAGGAGGTTTATGACTATCTCAAGAGTGATGATTCGAAAACGCTTGCAAAGAAAACACCGCTGTTCAAGGTAGTGCTGGATATGGTCATCAGACATCTCCCACCACCCACAGAAGCACAGAAGAGGAGAATTCCAACGATCTGGAAGGGTGATCTTGAATCGAACGTTGGCAAGGCGATGCTCAACTGCGATCCAAAAGGACCAGTTGCGCTCATGATCACGAAGATCGTCAACGACCCTCATGCCGGAGAAATTGCCGTTGGAAGGCTTTTCAGCGGTACGCTCAAGCCCGGCACTGAGCTGTACATTCTTGATAAGAAAACGAAGAACAGAGCCCAGACCGTCGGACTCTTCATGGGTCCAAAGAGGGTTGAAGTGGAGGAGATTCCTGCAGGCAACATCGTAGCTCTGGTTGGGCTGAAGGATGCATCCGCAGGATCGACATGCTCAACAGTTGAAAACATGGAACCATTTGAAAGCATAAAGCACTTCAGCGAACCAGTCGTTACAATGGCCATCGAGGCCAAGAACCCGAGAGACCTGCCGAAGCTCATTGAAGTGCTGAGAAAGCTTGCGAAAGAAGACCCCACCCTGCATGTTACACTTAATGAGGAGACTGGAGAGCACCTCATCAGCGGAATGGGTGAGCTTCATCTTGAGGTTAAGGTTGAGAGAATAAGAAGAGACTTCGGGCTTGAGGTTAAGACGTCTCCACCAATCGTTGTTTTCAGGGAGACGGTCAACACGACATCTCCTGTGGTGGAGGGCAAGTCGCCGAACAGGCACAACAGGTTCTACATAGTTGTTGAACCGTGTCCAGAGGGTGTAATAGAGAAGTTCAAGGAAGGTGAAGTGGACCTGAAGATGGACAAGAAGGAGAGGAGGAAGCTTCTTGAGGAGGCCGGTCTTCCTGGAGACGAAGCTGCTGGTGTTCAGGAGTATTACAGCGGAAACATCTTTGTGGATGTTACTAAAGGTATTCAGTACCTGAACGAGACGATGGAATTGATTCTTGAAGGTTTCAGGGAGGCAATTAACGCTGGACCGGTTGCAAGGGAGCCTGTTTACGGGCTGAAGGTCAAGCTCGTTGACTGTAAGCTGCACGAGGATGCGGTGCACAGAGGACCTGCACAGGTAATTCCTGCTGTGAGGTCAGCGATATTTGCTGCGATGCTTCAGGCAAAACCAGCTCTGCTTGAGCCATATCAGAAGGTGTACGTTACCGTCCCGCAGGAAATGATGGGTGCAGTGACAAGAGAGATTCAGGGAAGGAGGGGTGTTATACTGGAAATCAACTCTGAGGGAGATGCTGTTACCGTCATAGCCAAGGTTCCGGTTAAGGAGATGTTCGGATTCGCAGGTGCAATAAGAGGCGCAACGTCCGGAAAGGCAATCTGGAGTGTTGAATTCGCAGGATTCGAGCAGGTACCTCAGAATCTGTTTGAACAGTTTGTGATGGAAGTGAGACAGAGGAAGGGATTAAAGCTTGAGATTCCAAAGCCCGAGGACTTCATCGGGTGA